A genome region from Calliopsis andreniformis isolate RMS-2024a chromosome 2, iyCalAndr_principal, whole genome shotgun sequence includes the following:
- the LOC143188268 gene encoding uncharacterized protein LOC143188268: protein MCPRGAFLLLCSFLVLAGHQCQENVTSVTEENALAKLVKMFSKPGAFKRINAILGENSIEDSYTSCPKGEEGLECRRAEARRSVDCPEGDCYCYNCAAAGPELWASCCRESLRCCSHLAAACRTCDHPTLYPFCSKHFKKCLSEYNEKKQN, encoded by the exons ATGTGTCCACGCGGTGCATTTCTGTTACTTTGCTCGTTTTTGGTGCTCGCCGGCCACCAGTGCCAGGAAAATGTCACCAGCGTCACGGAGGAAAACGCGCTGGCGAAACTGGTGAAAATGTTTTCCAAGCCTGGAGCCTTCAAACGA ATTAACGCAATCCTCGGTGAAAATTCTATCGAGGACTCTTACACGTCCTGCCCAAAAGGCGAGGAGGGTCTCGAGTGCAGGAGAGCTGAAGCCCGACGATCTGTTGACTGTCCAGAAG GTGACTGTTACTGTTACAATTGCGCGGCAGCTGGCCCCGAATTGTGGGCCTCCTGTTGCCGTGAAAGTCTTCGATGCTGCTCGCATCTCGCAGCGGCCTGCAGGACCTGCGACCACCCGACATTGTATCCCTTTTGCTCGAAACACTTCAAGAAATGCCTCAGCGAGTACAACGAGAAGAAGCAAAATTAA
- the Mau2 gene encoding mau2 sister chromatid cohesion factor — protein sequence MASSQDAWYLSLLGLAENFRTSSPPNIKSCIQCLQAVFNFKPPPRVEARTHLQLGNILLTHTKNIDLARSHLEQAWRLSQNINTFDDVKFEAASVVAELYEQQQQPNLSKPILRKAIELSQHNVYWHCRLIFQLAQIHASEKDFVAASSLLAVGVDYSHISNASYTRVLFLLSRCMLLLIDKKFTEVHPLLNSAGHHVENWQGSPHQKEYLKVYFLVLQVCHYLMAGQVKSVKPCLKQLQQSIQTIMSPSWPADEVVTGSNIGDMFIWMPKDHLYVLVYLVTVMHSMQAGYMDKAQKYTDKALTQIEKLKIVDNKPILSVFQLMLLEHIVMCRLVMGNKSVALAEISQACQLCRRQPRLLQGHRPQLHALLGLYAMSMNCMEAAEAQFTAALRTSQERELWTFANLNLAIVYLRTKRDAELGALLERINPESLPSHSHSLRAAAYYVQGLQAFFGARYNEAKRYLRETLKMANSEDLNRLTSCSLVLLGHIFLSLGNSRESMNMVTPAMQLASKIPDVHVQLWATAILKDLYRICGDPNRESEAYQMHCTFSQTLLKDHFQSTQMGEHSLIQWTDGPVPALPSNPPPSTSQAIL from the exons ATGGCGTCTTCGCAGGACGCTTGGTATCTGTCGTTGTTAGGGCTAGCAGAAAACTTTCGGACCTCGAGTCCGCCGAATATTAAATCGTGCATACAGTGTTTGCAAGCGGTGTTCAATTTCAAGCCACCTCCTAGGGTCGAGGCCCGTACTCATCTTCAACTCGGGAACATCCTCCTCACTCATACCAAAAACATCGATTTGGCGCGGTCTCACTTAGAACAAGCG TGGCGATTGAGTCAGAATATAAACACTTTTGATGATGTGAAGTTTGAAGCAGCGAGCGTGGTTGCTGAACTGTATGAACAACAACAGCAACCGAACCTTAGTAAGCCAATACTGCGGAAGGCTATAGAACTCTCACAGCACAATGTTTACTGGCATTGTAGACTTATTTTTCAACTTGCA CAAATACACGCATCGGAGAAAGATTTTGTTGCAGCTAGTAGTTTACTCGCAGTAGGAGTTGATTATTCTCATATTAGCAATGCGAGTTACACAAGGGTTTTATTTCTATTGAGCCGGTGTATGCTTCTATTGATAGATAAAAAGTTTACAGAAGTTCATCCTCTTTTAAATTCAGCAGGACATCATGTTGAAAATTGGCAGGGTAGTCCACACcaaaaagaatatttaaaagtatATTTTTTGGTACTCCAAGTTTGTCATTATTTAATGGCAGGCCAG GTCAAAAGTGTGAAACCTTGTTTGAAACAGTTGCAACAGAGTATACAAACTATAATGTCTCCTAGTTGGCCAGCAGATGAAGTAGTCACAGGTTCAAATATTGGGGATATGTTTATATGGATGCCAAAGGACCATTTATACGTTTTGGTTTATTTAGTAACAGTTATGCATTCAATGCAAGCTGGTTATATGGATAAAGCTCAAAAATATACGGACAAAGCACTTACTCaaatagaaaaattgaaaa TTGTAGACAACAAACCAATACTTTCTGTTTTCCAATTGATGTTGTTGGAGCACATAGTAATGTGCCGGCTGGTAATGGGAAACAAAAGTGTGGCTCTTGCAGAAATTTCCCAAGCTTGCCAGCTTTGTAGGAGACAACCGAGACTACTTCAGGGTCATAGACCACAATTACATGCTTTACTGGGACTTTACGCTATGTCGATGAATTGCATGGAAGCTGCGGAAGCTCAGTTCACAGCTGCTCTGAGA acaTCGCAAGAAAGGGAACTCTGGACTTTTGCGAATTTAAACTTGGCGATAGTATATCTTAGAACTAAAAGGGACGCTGAATTAGGTGCATTACTTGAACGAATAAATCCAGAGTCTTTACCGTCTCATTCGCATTCTCTCAGAGCGGCGGCATATTACGTCCAAGGGTTGCAAGCGTTTTTCGGAGCTCGTTACAACGAAGCAAA GAGATACCTTCGGGAAACTTTAAAAATGGCTAATTCCGAGGATCTGAACCGACTTACCTCGTGTAGTCTCGTACTTCTGGGTCACATATTCCTTTCCCTAGGAAATAGCAGAGAATCTATGAACATGGTCACGCCCGCAATGCAGTTAGCTTCTAAGATACCTGACGTTCACGTGCAATTATGGGCTACCGCTATACTTAAAG ATCTGTACAGAATTTGTGGAGATCCCAATCGCGAGAGCGAAGCGTACCAAATGCATTGCACCTTTTCGCAAACACTTTTAAAAGATCATTTTCAAAGCACGCAAATGGGCGAGCATTCTCTTATACAGTGGACTGACGGTCCTGTGCCTGCCTTACCAAGCAATCCACCACCTTCCACGTCACAGGCTATTCTTTAA